The sequence CGCCGAGCGCGGGCCGGACGCCGCCTCCGTCGTCCCGCCCACCGGGGACCCGGCAGGACCGGCACCCACCGAGACGCCTCAGGCCCCCACCGTCCCGCGGCCGTCGGTGCCGGGGGCTCCCGTCGCCGTGCCGCCCGCCGGGGCGCCCGCGCAGGCGCCCACCGGGCCGGCGGACTCCGGGGTCGCGCCGCACCTTGACCTCGCCCTGTTCGGCGTCGCGATCGCCGCGCGTGGTCGCCCCGGCCGGACGGGTGCCGAGGAAGCCGCCTGGACGGTGCTGCACCTGGGTGCGGCCGAGGACGAGCACGGCCGGGCCAGCGTGGTCGACCTCCTCGCCGCCCTGCGTCACTCCGGCCAGCCGGCGCGGCTGCGTCTCGTCGGCGCGCTGCCACAGGCGCAGCGCGGCCGGCTGCTGGAGCGGGCCACCGCGGCGGGCGTGGTCGGGGCCCTCGACCTGGTCGGTGCTCGCGCGCCGCACGAGATCGCCCGGCTGCTCGTCGAGGCGGCCCTGCTCGTCGTTCCTGCCCCGCCCGCCGGGCAACGCCATGGTGGCGGGGGAGCGGGCTCGACGCCGGACGACGGGGGTCTCGTCGCCGTCGTGCTGGCCGGCTGCGCCGCCGGGACGCCCGTGCTCGCGCCGGATCTGCCCGAGACCCGCCGGCTGGCCGCCGAGCTGCCCGAGGTGACGCTGGTGGCGCCGCGGGCCCCTGTCGAGGCCTGGGCGCGGGCGGCCGTCAGGCCGCTGCCCGTCCCGCCGACCCCGGACGACCGCTGGACCGCGCTCCGGCGCCTGCGCCGGTCGTCCTTCTGCCGGGACCGCCCCGCGCTGGGCGACGAGTCCGCCGCGGGCCCGGCGCGAGGGTGACCCTGCCCAGCCGGGATCTGTGACCTTTCTGATAGCCGGGGTCCCGCCGTGACTGGACCGGGCCCCTGGTCGCGGTCCGCGCTATAGTTAGCAAAGCTAAGTAACTCGGTGATGATGCGACGGTCACCCCGTCCGCCGAGGTGTGGGCCGCCGGCCTGGGAGTGCCAGGATGGGCGCGGGGCGGTGACCGACCGGCCCCTGTTCGACCGTGCCCTCCGCCGGCCCAACCGGCCGGGCGGTGCGCCGAGTCGACGGAACGCGGCGCGTTGGGTGTGACAGAAGGAGACGACGAGCATGGACAGCTTCGGGAGCCTCGGCGAGCTGGTAGTAGGGGAGCGTGCCTACACCATCCGACGACTGGACGCGGTGCCCGGTGCTGAGCGCCTTCCCTATAGCCTGAAGGTGCTGCTGGAGAACCTGCTGCGCACCGAGGACGGCGCGAACATCACCGCCGACCACGTGCGGGCGCTGGCGAACTGGGACCCGAAGGCCGAGCCCAGCCAGGAGATCCAGTTCACCCCGGCCCGGGTGATCATGCAGGACTTCACCGGTGTGC is a genomic window of Pseudofrankia inefficax containing:
- a CDS encoding glycosyltransferase — protein: MGGVALNPAERGPDAASVVPPTGDPAGPAPTETPQAPTVPRPSVPGAPVAVPPAGAPAQAPTGPADSGVAPHLDLALFGVAIAARGRPGRTGAEEAAWTVLHLGAAEDEHGRASVVDLLAALRHSGQPARLRLVGALPQAQRGRLLERATAAGVVGALDLVGARAPHEIARLLVEAALLVVPAPPAGQRHGGGGAGSTPDDGGLVAVVLAGCAAGTPVLAPDLPETRRLAAELPEVTLVAPRAPVEAWARAAVRPLPVPPTPDDRWTALRRLRRSSFCRDRPALGDESAAGPARG